A genomic window from Lotus japonicus ecotype B-129 chromosome 1, LjGifu_v1.2 includes:
- the LOC130712983 gene encoding protein FAR-RED IMPAIRED RESPONSE 1-like, whose amino-acid sequence MDPCSDYPHAGPLVEFDAVVHRSQTEEDTLSLPKESLCSQTQEQEISKGMSFESLDAVKSFYRDYGVRKGFGFMVRNSRKGPDGKINYIILACSREGSYVSPIPTELKTNSTIKNNCPAKISAKLSKDDGRWYIYTVDLDHCHELSPGKARLFHARRNISPPMKRTLETTDEAGVRVNKSFRSLVQGSGGYENLAFGEQDVHDFVGQQRRALGKEGDGKALIAYFAQMQQKNSDFYYEIDLDDNFHVKNIFWADARSRAMCEYFGDVVSFDTTYLVNKYDMPLALFVGVNHHGQSILLGCGLLSVEDTDSFVWLFETWMRCMYGKAPQGIVTDQCMAMENAIHLVFPNARHRWCLWHIMKKIPEKFKGYGQYKEMKNDMEVVVYDSLDEIEFDSTWNTFIDKYGLRDNEWLTNLYLERSRWVPCLVRKYFWAGISTTQRSESMNVFFDGYVNSKTSIQQFVLQYGNAIRDMAEKECKADFQSFNTKVPCATNSDIERQFQQQYTHKKFNEVQAEFRGKMNCCVIGMCEDGSICRYEVMEEMCIAGHTKEVNFHVIFNRDTHDLSCTCLLFEFKGIMCRHSFIIFAKERVKQIPSKYILDRWSKNLRRNHTSVKCSYDLKHMQPQVERFDQLCKVFHKVAEIASVSPQATELLAEIVHGAEEKVKTAATSSQNPGPHTNDM is encoded by the coding sequence ATGGATCCATGTAGTGATTATCCTCATGCTGGTCCTTTGGTTGAGTTTGATGCAGTAGTTCATCGTAGTCAAACTGAGGAGGATACATTATCATTGCCGAAAGAGTCATTGTGTTCTCAAACACAAGAGCAGGAGATTAGTAAAGGCATGTCTTTTGAATCATTAGATGCTGTGAAATCATTCTATCGTGATTATGGTGTTAGAAAGGGGTTTGGATTCATGGTAAGAAACTCCAGAAAAGGACCTGATGGTAAAATAAACTACATCATACTTGCATGTTCAAGAGAAGGTAGTTATGTCTCACCAATCCCCACCGAGTTGAAGACCAATTCAACAATAAAGAACAATTGTCCTGCTAAGATATCAGCAAAGTTGAGTAAAGATGATGGAAGATGGTACATATACACAGTTGATCTTGACCATTGTCATGAGCTTAGCCCTGGGAAAGCAAGATTGTTTCATGCAAGGAGAAACATAAGTCCACCTATGAAAAGAACACTTGAGACAACTGATGAAGCTGGTGTAAGGGTGAACAAGAGTTTTCGTTCTCTTGTTCAAGGTTCAGGAGGATATGAAAACTTGGCTTTTGGTGAACAAGATGTCCACGACTTTGTGGGACAACAAAGGCGTGCTCTTGGGAAGGAAGGAGATGGAAAGGCATTGATAGCTTATTTTGCTCAAATGCAGCAAAAGAATAGTGACTTCTATTATGAAATTGACTTGGATGACAACTTTCATGTCAAAAATATATTCTGGGCTGATGCAAGGAGCAGGGCAATGTGTGAGTACTTCGGAGATGTGGTCTCCTTTGACACAACATACCTGGTCAATAAATATGACATGCCTCTTGCCCTGTTTGTGGGTGTCAATCATCATGGCCAATCAATTCTGTTGGGGTGTGGATTGCTATCTGTCGAAGACACCGACTCGTTTGTATGGTTGTTTGAGACATGGATGCGTTGTATGTATGGAAAGGCTCCTCAAGGCATTGTCACAGATCAGTGTATGGCCATGGAAAATGCAATACATTTGGTCTTCCCAAATGCTCGGCATAGGTGGTGCTTATGGcatataatgaaaaaaattccTGAGAAATTCAAAGGTTATGGTCAATACAAGGAAATGAAGAATGACATGGAAGTTGTTGTGTATGATTCATTGGATGAGATTGAATTTGATAGCACATGGAACACATTCATCGACAAATATGGGTTGAGGGATAATGAATGGCTAACGAACCTATACTTGGAGCGATCAAGATGGGTCCCATGTTTGGTAAGGAAGTATTTTTGGGCAGGAATATCAACCACGCAAAGAAGTGAAAGTATGAATGTTTTTTTTGATGGATATGTAAACTCCAAAACATCAATACAACAGTTTGTCTTGCAATACGGTAATGCCATTCGGGACATGGCTGAAAAGGAGTGTAAGGCTGATTTTCAGTCATTTAACACAAAAGTCCCTTGCGCAACAAATTCTGACATTGAGAGGCAATTCCAACAGCAATACACTCATAAAAAGTTTAATGAGGTTCAAGCTGAATTTCGAGGAAAAATGAACTGTTGTGTGATTGGCATGTGTGAGGATGGTTCAATATGCCGCTATGAAGTCATGGAAGAGATGTGTATTGCGGGGCATACAAAGGAAGTCAATTTCCACGTTATCTTCAATCGTGACACTCATGATCTTAGTTGCACTTGTTTATTGTTTGAATTTAAAGGGATAATGTGCAGACATTCATTTATTATATTTGCAAAGGAAAGGGTGAAACAAATTCCCTCCAAGTATATTTTAGATAGATGGAGTAAAAATTTACGAAGGAACCACACTAGTGTCAAGTGTAGTTATGACTTGAAACATATGCAGCCACAAGTGGAAAGGTTTGATCAATTGTGCAAGGTTTTCCACAAGGTTGCTGAGATTGCATCTGTGTCTCCTCAAGCCACTGAGTTGCTAGCTGAAATTGTGCATGGTGCTGAAGAGAAGGTGAAGACAGCAGCTACTTCTAGCCAAAATCCGGGTCCACATACTAATGATATGTAA
- the LOC130712990 gene encoding probable polygalacturonase → MESDKVTLAPLILGTCTRPSWAVLFLLFTVVTILSLQLSTWSVLPVWTLSGSVGPEPSPPDQTTCSGFFHDVPRRKVVASIEDFGGVGDGKTSNTEAFRRAIRFMQRFRDRGGSQLNIPNGKWLTGSFNLTSDFTLFLQQGAVILASQDPEEWPIIEPLPSYGRGRERLGGRHISLIHGNGVRNVIITGQNGTVDGQGKMWWELWWNRTLEHTRGHLLELMYSDNVLVSNLTFRNSPFWTIHPVYCSNVVIKGMTILAPLNAPNTDGIDPDSSTNVCIEDNYIESGDDLVAIKSGWDHYGITMARPSTNIIVRRVSGTTPTCSGVGIGSEMSGGIANITIENLHVWDSAAGVRIKSDKGRGGYITNVSISDIRMERVKIPIRFSRGSNDHPDDGWDPKAVPRFKDILISNIICVNSTKAPVLEGVEGSSFEGLCFRNISLIGVASSSTWHCEHVSGFATDVLPVPCSELKNNANSSWCSPS, encoded by the exons ATGGAATCTGACAAAGTAACCCTCGCTCCTCTCATCCTAGGAACCTGTACCAGACCCTCATGGGCGGtgctcttcctcctcttcaccGTCGTCACCATCCTCTCCCTCCAGCTTTCCACGTGGTCCGTTTTACCGGTCTGGACGCTCTCCGGTTCGGTCGGACCGGAGCCATCCCCGCCGGATCAGACCACCTGCTCCGGTTTCTTCCACGACGTTCCACGGCGGAAGGTGGTCGCGTCGATCGAGGATTTCGGCGGCGTTGGCGACGGGAAGACCTCGAACACGGAGGCGTTTCGGAGGGCGATTCGGTTCATGCAGCGCTTCCGTGATCGAGGTGGGTCCCAGCTGAATATCCCCAACGGAAAGTGGCTCACCGGTAGTTTTAACCTCACCAGTGATTTCACGCTTTTTCTACAACAGGGTGCTGTTATTTTGGCTTCTCAG GACCCAGAAGAATGGCCTATAATTGAACCATTGCCATCTTATGGAAGAGGCAGAGAAAGGTTAGGTGGAAGACATATTAGCCTTATACATGGAAATGGAGTCCGCAATGTTATCATCACAG GACAAAATGGGACAGTTGATGGTCAAGGGAAGATGTGGTGGGAACTTTGGTGGAACAGAACATTGGAGCACACAAGGGGCCACCTCCTTGAACTAATGTACTCTGACAATGTTCTTGTCTCCAACCTCACCTTTCGAAATTCTCCATTTTGGACCATCCATCCTGTTTACTGCAG TAATGTTGTGATCAAAGGAATGACAATCTTGGCTCCTCTCAATGCTCCAAACACTGATGGCATAGACCCAG ACTCAAGCACCAACGTATGCATTGAAGATAACTACATAGAAAGTGGAGATGATCTAGTAGCCATCAAGAGTGGTTGGGATCACTATGGAATCACCATGGCCCGTCCAAGCACCAACATCATAGTGCGGAGAGTTTCGGGCACCACCCCAACTTGTTCTGGAGTAGGAATAGGCAGCGAGATGTCTGGTGGAATTGCAAACATTACAATTGAGAATTTGCACGTGTGGGATTCTGCAGCTGGTGTTCGCATAAAATCTGATAAAGGCAGAGGGGGCTATATAACAAATGTTAGTATAAGTGATATAAGAATGGAGAGAGTGAAGATACCTATTAGGTTCAGTAGAGGTTCAAACGACCACCCTGATGATGGGTGGGATCCAAAAGCTGTTCCAAGATTCAAGGACATTTTAATCAGTAATATAATTTGTGTGAATTCAACAAAAGCCCCAGTTTTGGAAGGCGTAGAGGGCTCATCATTTGAAGGCTTGTGTTTCAGAAATATTTCTCTTATTGGTGTTGCCTCATCTTCAACATGGCATTGTGAACATGTCTCTGGTTTTGCCACTGATGTGTTACCTGTGCCATGTTCTGAGTTGAAGAACAATGCCAACTCATCTTGGTGTTCACCTTCCTGA
- the LOC130712998 gene encoding germin-like protein subfamily 3 member 4, with the protein MKMKSHSSNFFTFFLVAFTIIHVCLADCDNLQDSCIADSPGNQFINGLPCKNPTNTSAHNFKSTELSKSGSRDKFGASINIVTASNFPGLNTLGLSIGRIDIQVDGIVNLHNHPRATEMIFVKEGVVAAAFLDTQNKLFQKLLKAGDVFVVPKGLFHFLLNRGVEVATVVSVFNGQNPGFETLMGTTPSDDTTLESVEKVKRKLIAVSDLELHGVNDSTLAMLEIIYS; encoded by the coding sequence atgaagatgaaatcTCACTCTTCCAATTTCTTCACGTTCTTCCTTGTAGCCTTTACCATCATACATGTTTGCTTAGCAGATTGTGACAATCTACAGGACAGTTGCATTGCAGATTCACCCGGAAACCAATTCATCAATGGCCTCCCCTGCAAGAATCCAACTAACACAAGTGCTCATAATTTCAAATCCACAGAATTAAGCAAATCTGGTTCCAGAGACAAATTTGGCGCATCAATCAACATTGTAACTGCTTCCAATTTCCCTGGCCTTAACACTCTTGGCCTCTCAATTGGCAGAATTGACATTCAAGTGGATGGGATTGTGAACCTCCACAACCATCCAAGAGCTACTGAGATGATCTTTGTGAAGGAAGGTGTGGTTGCCGCGGCGTTTCTCGATACTCAGAACAAGCTCTTCCAGAAGCTTCTTAAGGCAGGGGATGTGTTTGTGGTCCCCAAGGGGTTGTTCCATTTTCTCCTGAACCGTGGTGTGGAGGTTGCTACTGTCGTGTCTGTGTTCAATGGCCAGAATCCTGGGTTTGAAACTCTCATGGGAACAACACCTTCTGATGATACCACGTTGGAATCAGTTGAGAAGGTGAAGAGGAAGCTCATTGCAGTTTCTGATTTAGAACTTCATGGTGTTAATGATTCAACTTTGGCAATGTTGGAGATCATTTATAGTTAG